A part of Larimichthys crocea isolate SSNF chromosome VII, L_crocea_2.0, whole genome shotgun sequence genomic DNA contains:
- the LOC104930668 gene encoding aldehyde dehydrogenase, dimeric NADP-preferring isoform X2, with the protein MERQALQRAREAFLSGRTRPVEFRLQQLNALQRMITDKETEISTALKQDINRSQYDTPLLELISIENEIKLATDKLAEWAAPRPVERNLLTISDEVYIQPEPLGVVLIIGAWNYPWALTLLPLVGAIAAGNAAVVKPSELSEYSALLLRALLPRYLDKDLYPVVTGGVPETQELLRLRFDHIFYTGGSTVGKVVMEAAARHLTPVTLELGGKSPCYIDKDCDIRIACRRITWGKFVNCGQTCIAPDYILCEPCIQGRVVECIRQTLLEFYGADPKCSPDYGRIVNQRHFNRVMSLMEGYTPVVGGQSDASQRYIAPTVLKDVPPHSRLMQEEIFGPLLPIVTVSDMEDAIRFVNEREKPLALYIFCSDKKAIKKMIEETTSGGVTVNDVLMHYTLNSLPFGGVGQSGMGRYHGKHSFDQLSHQRACLVRSLGMESVNLARYPPQDRRRARRVKMALRSPLIDMSRRTFIWAVVATVIGIGLFITLLVILLIASGLNCTC; encoded by the exons ATGGAGAGGCAAGCACTGCAGCGGGCCCGGGAGGCCTTCCTGAGCGGCAGGACTCGGCCTGTGGAGTTCAGACTGCAGCAACTTAATGCCCTGCAGAGGATGATCACTGACAAAGAGACTGAGATCTCCACTGCTCTCAAACAGGACATCAATAGG AGTCAGTATGACACGCCGCTCCTGGAGCTGATTAGCATTGAGAATGAGATCAAGCTGGCTACAGACAAACTGGCAGAGTGGGCAGCTCCACGGCCGGTAGAGAGGAACCTCCTCACCATATCAGATGAGGTTTATATCCAGCCGGAGCCCCTGGGAGTGGTGCTCATCATCGGGGCCTGGAATTACCCCTGGGCCCTCACTCTCCTGCCCCTGGTTGGAGCTATCGCTGCTG gcAACGCAGCTGTGGTGAAGCCATCCGAGCTCAGCGAGTACTCTGCCCTCCTCCTCAGGGCTCTGCTGCCTCGTTATCTGGACAAG GACCTGTACCCAGTAGTGACAGGTGGAGTGCCAGAGACCCAGGAGCTGCTGAGGCTCAGGTTTGACCACATCTTCTACACAGGGGGGAGCACAGTGGGTAAAGTGGTGATGGAGGCTGCAGCTCGCCACCTCACCCCGGTGACCCTGGAGCTGGGAGGGAAGAGCCCCTGCTACATCGACAAGGACTGTGACATCAGAATCGCCTGCCG TCGTATCACATGGGGAAAGTTCGTCAACTGTGGTCAAACATGCATCGCCCCAGACTACATCCTGTGTGAACCCTGCATCCAAGGCCGAGTGGTGGAATGCATCCGACAAACTCTGCTG GAATTTTACGGCGCTGATCCTAAATGTTCCCCAGACTATGGCCGAATCGTCAACCAGCGTCATTTCAACAGAGTCATGAGCCTGATGGAAGGTTACACTCCCGTGGTGGGAGGACAAAGTGACGCCTCGCAGCGCTACATTG CCCCAACAGTGCTGAAGGACGTGCCCCCTCACTCCAGGCTGATGCAGGAGGAGATCTTTGGCCCCCTGCTACCCATAGTGACTGTGAGTGACATGGAGGATGCCATCCGCTTCGTCAATGAGCGAGAGAAACCACTTGCCCTTTACATCTTCTGCTCTGATAAGAAG gcaataaaaaagatgattgaGGAGACCACAAGTGGAGGAGTGACAGTCAATGATGTTCTGATGCACTACACACTCAACTCTCTCCCGTTTGGTGGTGTTG GTCAGAGTGGTATGGGCCGCTACCATGGTAAACACAGCTTTGACCAGCTGAGCCACCAGAGGGCGTGTCTGGTCCGCTCTCTGGGCATGGAGAGCGTCAACCTGGCCCGGTACCCTCCTCAGGACCGCCGGCGGGCACGCAGGGTGAAGATGGCCCTCAGGTCACCTCTGATTGACATGTCCAGGAGGACGTTCATCTGGGCCGTCGTTGCCACCGTGATCGGCATAGGCCTGTTCATCACCCTGCTGGTCATCCTGCTCATAGCTTCAGGCCTCAACTGCACCTGCTG A
- the LOC104930668 gene encoding aldehyde dehydrogenase, dimeric NADP-preferring isoform X1: MERQALQRAREAFLSGRTRPVEFRLQQLNALQRMITDKETEISTALKQDINRSQYDTPLLELISIENEIKLATDKLAEWAAPRPVERNLLTISDEVYIQPEPLGVVLIIGAWNYPWALTLLPLVGAIAAGNAAVVKPSELSEYSALLLRALLPRYLDKDLYPVVTGGVPETQELLRLRFDHIFYTGGSTVGKVVMEAAARHLTPVTLELGGKSPCYIDKDCDIRIACRRITWGKFVNCGQTCIAPDYILCEPCIQGRVVECIRQTLLEFYGADPKCSPDYGRIVNQRHFNRVMSLMEGYTPVVGGQSDASQRYIAPTVLKDVPPHSRLMQEEIFGPLLPIVTVSDMEDAIRFVNEREKPLALYIFCSDKKAIKKMIEETTSGGVTVNDVLMHYTLNSLPFGGVGQSGMGRYHGKHSFDQLSHQRACLVRSLGMESVNLARYPPQDRRRARRVKMALRSPLIDMSRRTFIWAVVATVIGIGLFITLLVILLIASGLNCTCWYWRGFYN, translated from the exons ATGGAGAGGCAAGCACTGCAGCGGGCCCGGGAGGCCTTCCTGAGCGGCAGGACTCGGCCTGTGGAGTTCAGACTGCAGCAACTTAATGCCCTGCAGAGGATGATCACTGACAAAGAGACTGAGATCTCCACTGCTCTCAAACAGGACATCAATAGG AGTCAGTATGACACGCCGCTCCTGGAGCTGATTAGCATTGAGAATGAGATCAAGCTGGCTACAGACAAACTGGCAGAGTGGGCAGCTCCACGGCCGGTAGAGAGGAACCTCCTCACCATATCAGATGAGGTTTATATCCAGCCGGAGCCCCTGGGAGTGGTGCTCATCATCGGGGCCTGGAATTACCCCTGGGCCCTCACTCTCCTGCCCCTGGTTGGAGCTATCGCTGCTG gcAACGCAGCTGTGGTGAAGCCATCCGAGCTCAGCGAGTACTCTGCCCTCCTCCTCAGGGCTCTGCTGCCTCGTTATCTGGACAAG GACCTGTACCCAGTAGTGACAGGTGGAGTGCCAGAGACCCAGGAGCTGCTGAGGCTCAGGTTTGACCACATCTTCTACACAGGGGGGAGCACAGTGGGTAAAGTGGTGATGGAGGCTGCAGCTCGCCACCTCACCCCGGTGACCCTGGAGCTGGGAGGGAAGAGCCCCTGCTACATCGACAAGGACTGTGACATCAGAATCGCCTGCCG TCGTATCACATGGGGAAAGTTCGTCAACTGTGGTCAAACATGCATCGCCCCAGACTACATCCTGTGTGAACCCTGCATCCAAGGCCGAGTGGTGGAATGCATCCGACAAACTCTGCTG GAATTTTACGGCGCTGATCCTAAATGTTCCCCAGACTATGGCCGAATCGTCAACCAGCGTCATTTCAACAGAGTCATGAGCCTGATGGAAGGTTACACTCCCGTGGTGGGAGGACAAAGTGACGCCTCGCAGCGCTACATTG CCCCAACAGTGCTGAAGGACGTGCCCCCTCACTCCAGGCTGATGCAGGAGGAGATCTTTGGCCCCCTGCTACCCATAGTGACTGTGAGTGACATGGAGGATGCCATCCGCTTCGTCAATGAGCGAGAGAAACCACTTGCCCTTTACATCTTCTGCTCTGATAAGAAG gcaataaaaaagatgattgaGGAGACCACAAGTGGAGGAGTGACAGTCAATGATGTTCTGATGCACTACACACTCAACTCTCTCCCGTTTGGTGGTGTTG GTCAGAGTGGTATGGGCCGCTACCATGGTAAACACAGCTTTGACCAGCTGAGCCACCAGAGGGCGTGTCTGGTCCGCTCTCTGGGCATGGAGAGCGTCAACCTGGCCCGGTACCCTCCTCAGGACCGCCGGCGGGCACGCAGGGTGAAGATGGCCCTCAGGTCACCTCTGATTGACATGTCCAGGAGGACGTTCATCTGGGCCGTCGTTGCCACCGTGATCGGCATAGGCCTGTTCATCACCCTGCTGGTCATCCTGCTCATAGCTTCAGGCCTCAACTGCACCTGCTGGTACTGGAGAGGTTTTTATAACTAG
- the LOC104930670 gene encoding fatty aldehyde dehydrogenase isoform X2, translated as MSREQLIVQRARKAFQTGRSKPLEYRLHQLKSLLRFLTERRGDIADAVKRDLGKSERGTELFETIGLEGEIKLAIENLAEWAAPRPVEKSLLTITDEVYVQPEPLGLVLIIGAWNYPWALTLQPLVGAIAAGNAAVIKPSEVSSHSAKVMEELLPQYLDKDLYPVVTGGVPESQELLKQRFDHIFYTGSSTVGKVVMEAAARHLTPVTLELGGKSPCYIDKDCDITVACRRITWGKFVNCGQTCIAPDYILCEPSIQSRVVEEINRCIKEFYTDNPKTFEDYGRIINQRHFKRVMALMEGSTVAVGGDSDESQCYIAPTVLKDVTGESKVMTEEIFGPLLPIITVSGVNEAIQFINEREKPLVVYIFSHDNKLIKRVIAETSSGALLANDCLVHFTVSALPFGGVGNSGMGCYHGRHSFDQLSHLRSCLIKQLKMEGVNSMRYPPHTAKKLGWARFFLLKQVNVCRLRRVALLTVLAGLVAFVMQRILR; from the exons aTGTCTCGAGAACAGCTGATCGTACAGAGGGCCAGGAAGGCCTTCCAGACGGGGAGAAGCAAACCTCTGGAGTACAGGCTCCACCAGCTCAAGAGCCTGCTCCGCTTCCTCACCGAGAGACGGGGGGACATTGCAGACGCTGTCAAGAGGGACCTGGGCAAG AGTGAACGTGGGACCGAGCTGTTTGAGACAATTGGACTGGAGGGAGAGATCAAGCTGGCCATAGAGAACCTGGCAGAGTGGGCAGCTCCTCGGCCAGTAGAGAAGAGCCTCCTTACCATAACGGATGAGGTTTATGTGCAGCCCGAGCCTCTGGGGTTGGTGCTCATTATCGGGGCCTGGAACTACCCCTGGGCCCTCACCCTCCAGCCGCTGGTTGGAGCTATCGCTGCTG GTAACGCAGCAGTAATAAAACCATCTGAGGTCAGCTCTCACTCTGCCAAGGTCATGGAGGAGCTCCTACCTCAGTATCTAGACAAA GACCTGTACCCAGTGGTGACAGGTGGAGTGCCAGAGAGCCAGGAGCTGCTGAAGCAGAGATTCGACCACATCTTCTACACAGGAAGCAGCACAGTGGGTAAAGTGGTGATGGAGGCTGCAGCTCGCCACCTCACCCCGGTGACCCTGGAGCTGGGAGGGAAGAGCCCCTGCTACATTGACAAggactgtgacatcactgtagCATGTCG TCGCATTACATGGGGAAAGTTTGTCAACTGTGGCCAGACGTGCATCGCTCCAGACTACATTCTGTGTGAACCATCCATCCAGAGCAGGGTAGTCGAAGAGATCAACAGATGCATCAAG GAGTTTTACACAGACAACCCAAAAACCTTTGAGGACTACGGACGCATTATTAACCAGCGGCACTTTAAGAGGGTCATGGCTCTCATGGAGGGGAGCACAGTGGCTGTTGGTGGAGACAGTGATGAATCCCAGTGCTACATAG CGCCCACTGTGCTGAAGGATGTGACGGGGGAATCCAAAGTGATGACAGAGGAGATCTTTGGGCCGCTGCTGCCCATCATCACAGTGAGCGGAGTGAACGAGGCCATCCAGTTTATCAACGAGAGGGAAAAACCTCTGGTCGTATACATCTTCTCTCATGACAACAAG ctgatCAAAAGGGTGATAGCTGAGACGTCGAGCGGAGCTCTGCTGGCTAATGACTGTCTGGTACACTTCACTGTTAGCGCTCTGCCCTTTGGAGGAGTTG GTAACAGTGGTATGGGCTGTTACCACGGCCGGCACAGCTTCGACCAGCTCAGCCACCTGCGCAGCTGTCTGATCAAGCAGCTGAAGATGGAGGGAGTGAACAGCATGCGTTACCCGCCGCACACCGCCAAGAAGCTGGGCTGGGCTCGATTCTTCCTGCTCAAGCAGGTTAATGTGTGCAGGCTGCGACGCGTGGCACTGCTCACCGTGTTGGCTGGCTTGGTAGCATTTGTGATGCAG AGAATTCTGCGATGA
- the LOC104930670 gene encoding fatty aldehyde dehydrogenase isoform X1 has product MSREQLIVQRARKAFQTGRSKPLEYRLHQLKSLLRFLTERRGDIADAVKRDLGKSERGTELFETIGLEGEIKLAIENLAEWAAPRPVEKSLLTITDEVYVQPEPLGLVLIIGAWNYPWALTLQPLVGAIAAGNAAVIKPSEVSSHSAKVMEELLPQYLDKDLYPVVTGGVPESQELLKQRFDHIFYTGSSTVGKVVMEAAARHLTPVTLELGGKSPCYIDKDCDITVACRRITWGKFVNCGQTCIAPDYILCEPSIQSRVVEEINRCIKEFYTDNPKTFEDYGRIINQRHFKRVMALMEGSTVAVGGDSDESQCYIAPTVLKDVTGESKVMTEEIFGPLLPIITVSGVNEAIQFINEREKPLVVYIFSHDNKLIKRVIAETSSGALLANDCLVHFTVSALPFGGVGNSGMGCYHGRHSFDQLSHLRSCLIKQLKMEGVNSMRYPPHTAKKLGWARFFLLKQVNVCRLRRVALLTVLAGLVAFVMQVKKLK; this is encoded by the exons aTGTCTCGAGAACAGCTGATCGTACAGAGGGCCAGGAAGGCCTTCCAGACGGGGAGAAGCAAACCTCTGGAGTACAGGCTCCACCAGCTCAAGAGCCTGCTCCGCTTCCTCACCGAGAGACGGGGGGACATTGCAGACGCTGTCAAGAGGGACCTGGGCAAG AGTGAACGTGGGACCGAGCTGTTTGAGACAATTGGACTGGAGGGAGAGATCAAGCTGGCCATAGAGAACCTGGCAGAGTGGGCAGCTCCTCGGCCAGTAGAGAAGAGCCTCCTTACCATAACGGATGAGGTTTATGTGCAGCCCGAGCCTCTGGGGTTGGTGCTCATTATCGGGGCCTGGAACTACCCCTGGGCCCTCACCCTCCAGCCGCTGGTTGGAGCTATCGCTGCTG GTAACGCAGCAGTAATAAAACCATCTGAGGTCAGCTCTCACTCTGCCAAGGTCATGGAGGAGCTCCTACCTCAGTATCTAGACAAA GACCTGTACCCAGTGGTGACAGGTGGAGTGCCAGAGAGCCAGGAGCTGCTGAAGCAGAGATTCGACCACATCTTCTACACAGGAAGCAGCACAGTGGGTAAAGTGGTGATGGAGGCTGCAGCTCGCCACCTCACCCCGGTGACCCTGGAGCTGGGAGGGAAGAGCCCCTGCTACATTGACAAggactgtgacatcactgtagCATGTCG TCGCATTACATGGGGAAAGTTTGTCAACTGTGGCCAGACGTGCATCGCTCCAGACTACATTCTGTGTGAACCATCCATCCAGAGCAGGGTAGTCGAAGAGATCAACAGATGCATCAAG GAGTTTTACACAGACAACCCAAAAACCTTTGAGGACTACGGACGCATTATTAACCAGCGGCACTTTAAGAGGGTCATGGCTCTCATGGAGGGGAGCACAGTGGCTGTTGGTGGAGACAGTGATGAATCCCAGTGCTACATAG CGCCCACTGTGCTGAAGGATGTGACGGGGGAATCCAAAGTGATGACAGAGGAGATCTTTGGGCCGCTGCTGCCCATCATCACAGTGAGCGGAGTGAACGAGGCCATCCAGTTTATCAACGAGAGGGAAAAACCTCTGGTCGTATACATCTTCTCTCATGACAACAAG ctgatCAAAAGGGTGATAGCTGAGACGTCGAGCGGAGCTCTGCTGGCTAATGACTGTCTGGTACACTTCACTGTTAGCGCTCTGCCCTTTGGAGGAGTTG GTAACAGTGGTATGGGCTGTTACCACGGCCGGCACAGCTTCGACCAGCTCAGCCACCTGCGCAGCTGTCTGATCAAGCAGCTGAAGATGGAGGGAGTGAACAGCATGCGTTACCCGCCGCACACCGCCAAGAAGCTGGGCTGGGCTCGATTCTTCCTGCTCAAGCAGGTTAATGTGTGCAGGCTGCGACGCGTGGCACTGCTCACCGTGTTGGCTGGCTTGGTAGCATTTGTGATGCAGGtaaagaaactaaaataa